One genomic region from Gadus morhua chromosome 9, gadMor3.0, whole genome shotgun sequence encodes:
- the twf1a gene encoding twinfilin-1a has protein sequence MSHQTGIQAGNDLKNAFADARNGDQFRVLKVVIDDEQLALGCTRQASKQWDQEYDSLVLPLLEEGMPCYILYRLDSSNNQGYEWILLAWSPERSPVRPKMLYAATRATLKKEFGGGIIKDEVFGTTMDEVNLSGYKKFLTSQAAPLPLTAAEEELRQIKLSEVQTDISVDTKQQTLPGVAFPMHGDAMDALLRFRSKELNYVQLHIDFEKELIKLSSTEPTDVKELPRRISKDCARYHFFLYKHSHEGDYLESTVFIYSMPLNTCTIRERMLYSSCKNPLVDMVENQMQMEIEKKLEIDNGDELTADFLYEEVHPKQHAHKQAFAKPKGPTGKRGARRITKPATEGGEDD, from the exons ATGTCACACCAAACGGGAATTCAAG CGGGTAACGACTTAAAGAACGCCTTTGCCGATGCCAGGAACGGAGACCAGTTCAGAGTCTTGAAGGTTGTCATTGACGATG AGCAGTTGGCTCTTGGCTGCACCAGGCAAGCCTCAAAGCAATGGGACCAGGAGTACGATTCCCTAGTCCTGCCACTCCTAGAAGAAGGCATGCCCTGCTACATTCTGTACCGGTTGGACTCCTCAAACAACCAGGGCTATGAATGGATATTACTGGCCTGGTCACCGGAACGCTCACCT GTCCGACCTAAGATGTTGTACGCTGCAACCCGGGCCACCCTGAAGAAGGAGTTTGGGGGTGGAATCATCAAAGACGAGGTCTTTGGCACCACAATG GACGAAGTCAATCTCAGCGGCTACAAGAAGTTTCTCACCTCTCaggctgctcctcttcctctgaccGCCGCTGAAGAAGAACTGAGGCAGATTAAGCTGAGCGAG gtGCAGACCGACATCAGCGTGGACACGAAGCAGCAGACCCTGCCCGGCGTGGCCTTCCCCATGCACGGAGACGCCATGGACGCCCTGCTTCGCTTCAGGAGCAAGGAGCTCAACTACGTGCAGCTC CATATCGATTTTGAGAAGGAGCTGATCAAGTTGTCTAGCACGGAGCCCACCGACGTTAAAGAGCTTCCCAGGAGGATCTCCAAGGACTGCGCACGCTACCACTTCTTCCTGTACAAACACTCGCATGAGGGTGACTACCTGGAATCGACAG TGTTCATCTACTCCATGCCCCTGAACACGTGTACCATCCGGGAGAGGATGCTGTACTCCAGCTGCAAGAACCCCCTGGTGGACATGGTGGAGAACCAGATGCAGATGGAGATCGAGAAGAAG CTGGAGATTGACAATGGTGACGAGCTGACCGCTGACTTCCTGTACGAAGAGGTCCACCCCAAGCAGCATGCACACAAGCAGGCCTTCGCCAAGCCCAAGGGCCCTACAGGCAAGAGGGGGGCCCGACGCATCACAAAGCCAGCCACGGAGGGCGGGGAAGATGACTAA
- the irak4 gene encoding interleukin-1 receptor-associated kinase 4 translates to MNMQITSSTYIRKLNFSILRKLSDFLDPDDRWKEVIVLIMKPSGEPRYTQIEVRRFASLAKQGESPTIDFLTNWGTTNATVGELVDILKSNKLLAAAALLLPEPASEVLPQAENDRNTPTIEFEPQSWPLPVCPNPQPEKPAETAEPDSTGYLSFLYHELMDITGNFDDRPTSEGGNRLGEGGFGTVYKGFVNNLPVAVKKLSPEEDILADELRLQFRQEIETLKTLKHPNLVDMVGFSCDGQYPCLVYVLMDNGSVLDRLACMEESPPLSWSTRCLIATGSARGLDYLHNNHHVHRDIKSGNILLDDQFVAKISDFGLTRASPTRSSVTMQTERIVGTRAYMAPEALRGEITPKSDVFSFGVVLLEIISGLPPVDENREMPCLMELRYEIEDEDEDLTLEGFVDKKMRDAGMAQVERTYTLACQCLEDRKVKRPTIKQVLAELEDVSRGFSAAASGTGS, encoded by the exons ATGAATATGCAAATCACATCGAGCACATATATCCGCAAACTAAATTTTTCAATACTTCGTAAACTGTCCGACTTTTTAGACCCCGACGACAGATGGAAAGAGGTCATCGTGTTGATAATGAAGCCCAGCGGGGAGCCGAGATACACGCAGATCGAAGTCAG GAGGTTTGCGTCCCTTGCAAAGCAGGGGGAGAGCCCCACAATTGATTTCTTGACAAATTGGGGGACCACCAACGCCACGGTGGGCGAGCTGGTGGATATTTTGAAGAGCAATAAGTTACTCGCAGCTGCTGCGTTGCTCCTTCCAG AGCCTGCATCAGAAGTGCTGCCACAAGCTGAGAATGACAGAAACACACCAACCATTGAATTTGAGCCCCAGAGCTGGCCTTTGCCTGTGTGTCCTAATCCTCAGCCCGAGAAGCCTGCAGAGACAGCTGAACCAGACAGCACAG GTTACTTGAGCTTCTTGTACCACGAACTCATGGACATCACGGGCAACTTTGACGACCGGCCAACGTCGGAGGGCGGGAATCggctgggggaaggggggtttgGAACGGTGTACAAGGGTTTTGTCAACAACTTACCCGTAGCCGTGAAGAAGCTCAGTCCA GAAGAAGACATCTTAGCGGACGAGTTACGACTTCAATTCCGCCAGGAGATAGAAACTCTGAAGAC TTTGAAACACCCAAACTTGGTGGACATGGTCGGCTTTTCCTGTGATGGACAGTACCCGTGTCTGGTGTACGTCTTGATGGACAACGGTTCGGTTCTTGATCGGCTGGCTTGTATG GAGGAAAGCCCTCCTCTGTCGTGGAGCACGAGATGTTTGATAGCTACAGGAAGTGCCAGAGGTTTGGATTACCTCCACAACAACCACCATGTCCACAGGGATATTAAAAG TGGGAATATCCTGCTGGACGACCAATTTGTGGCAAAGATCTCTGACTTCGGGCTGACCAGAGCGTCTCCCACGCGATCGTCAGTCACCATGCAAACAGAGAGGATTGTGGGTACACGTGCGTACATGGCACCCGAGGCTCTGCGTGGCGAGATCACGCCGAAATCCGACGTATTCAGCTTTGGAGTG GTGCTGTTAGAAATAATATCTGGACTCCCGCCAGTCGACGAAAACCGTGAAATGCCATGTCTG atgGAGCTGAGGTATGAAATCGAAGACGAGGATGAGGATCTGACCTTGGAGGGCTTCGTGGACAAGAAGATGAGGGACGCAGGCATGGCCCAGGTGGAGAGGACCTACACCCTGGCCTGCCAATGTCTCGAAGACAGGAAGGTTAAACGACCAACCATCAAACAG GTCCTGGCAGAGCTGGAGGATGTCAGCAGAGGTTTTTCTGCTGCAGCATCAGGCACTGGGAGCTGA